The following proteins are encoded in a genomic region of Labeo rohita strain BAU-BD-2019 chromosome 5, IGBB_LRoh.1.0, whole genome shotgun sequence:
- the kat5b gene encoding LOW QUALITY PROTEIN: histone acetyltransferase KAT5b (The sequence of the model RefSeq protein was modified relative to this genomic sequence to represent the inferred CDS: inserted 2 bases in 1 codon), which yields MADSSVEIIEGCRLPVLRXNQENEDEWPLAEILSVKDIPGRKLYYVHYIDFNKRLDEWVTPDRLDLKKLQFPKKEAKTPTKNGLPGSRPSSPERDVRKSLDLNVQSASAPSRGKTLPTPKRKAESVSLATQVTAATPVPSLPSSAEASQASVFPALRDSTFSIKSREEHEQLTSLTTNGTTRRLIPSQPGRKRKNCGGTDEMVKVFQNNNPRCSTIYLPPGEDSQDSSDGIPSAPRMTGSLVSDRSHDDIVTRMKNIDCIELGRHRLKPWYFSPYPQELTTLPILYLCEFCLKYLKSLKCLQRHLTKCNLRHPPGNEIYRKGTISFFEIDGRKNKTYSQNLCLLAKCFLDHKTLYYDTDPFLFYVMTEYDSKGFHIVGYFSKEKESTEDYNVACILTLPPYQRRGYGKLLIEFSYELSKVEGKTGTPEKPLSDLGLLSYRSYWSQTILEILMNLKSENGERPQITINEISEITSVKKEDVISTLQYLNLINYYKGQYILTLSEDIVDGHERAMQKRHLRIDPKCLHFTPKDWSKRGKW from the exons ATGGCGGACTCCTCG GTTGAGATCATCGAAGGCTGCCGGCTTCCTGTGCTGCG AAACCAAGAAAATGAAGACGAGTGGC CGTTGGCTGAAATTCTCAGTGTCAAAGACATTCCTGGGAGAAAGCTTTATTATGTTCACTATATTGACT tcAATAAGCGGCTGGATGAATGGGTGACTCCAGACCGCCTGGACTTGAAGAAGCTCCAGTTTCCCAAGAAGGAGGCGAAGACCCCGACGAAGAACGGCCTGCCGGGGTCCCGTCCCAGCTCCCCGGAGAGAGACGTG AGGAAGAGTCTAGATCTCAACGTTCAGTCCGCTTCAGCTCCTTCAAGAGGCAAAACCCTCCCCACACCG AAGAGAAAAGCAGAGTCTGTGTCTTTGGCCACACAAGTGACCGCAGCCACTCCAGTGCCTTCGCTTCCAAGTTCTGCAGAGGCAAGTCAGGCGTCCGTCTTTCCGGCCCTGAGGGACTCCACCTTCAGCATTAAATCCAGAGAAGAACATGAGCAGCTCACCTCTCTCACCACA AATGGCACAACACGTCGTCTTATTCCTTCTCAGCCTGGGAGAAAACGGAAAAATTGTGGAGGGACGGACGAG ATGGTAAAGGTGTTCCAGAATAACAACCCTCGCTGCTCCACCATCTATTTGCCGCCAGGAGAG GATTCCCAGGACAGTTCTGACGGCATCCCGTCCGCCCCTCGCATGACCGGCAGTTTGGTGTCGGACCGCAGTCACGACGACATCGTCACGCGAATGAAGAACATCGACTGCATTGAGCTGGGCCGGCACAGGCTAAAGCCGTGGTACTTCTCTCCGTACCCGCAGGAGCTCACCACGCTCCCCATCCTCTACCTGTGTGAATTCTGTCTCAAGTACCTCAAGAGCCTCAAGTGTCTACAGAGGCACCTG ACAAAATGCAACCTTCGACACCCGCCAGGAAATGAGATCTATCGTAAAGGAACTATATCCTTTTTTGAAATTGACGGCAGGAAAAACAAG ACATATTCCcaaaatttgtgtttattgGCCAAATGCTTCCTGGACCACAAGACCCTGTACTATGACACAGATCCATTCCTCTTCTATGTTATGACAGAGTACGACTCAAAGGGTTTCCATATAGTCGGCTACTTCTCCAAG GAAAAGGAATCAACAGAAGACTATAACGTGGCCTGCATTCTGACTTTACCACCTTACCAGAGAAGAGGCTACGGCAAACTACTAATTGAGTTCA GTTATGAGCTCTCGAAAGTGGAAGGAAAGACGGGGACTCCAGAGAAGCCTCTGTCTGATCTGGGTCTGCTCTCCTACCGCTCGTACTGGTCTCAGACGATTCTGGAGATCCTCATGAACCTCAAATCAGAGAATGGAGAACGGCCACAGATCACCATCAA TGAAATCAGTGAGATCACCAGTGTCAAGAAAGAGGATGTGATATCAACTCTTCAGTACCTTAACCTCATCAATTATTATAAG GGTCAGTACATCCTCACCTTATCAGAGGACATAGTGGACGGTCACGAGCGGGCCATGCAGAAGCGGCACCTCCGTATCGACCCCaaatgtttgcatttcactCCTAAAGACTGGAGCAAGAGGGGCAAGTGGTGA